The following coding sequences lie in one Thalassoglobus polymorphus genomic window:
- a CDS encoding sugar phosphate isomerase/epimerase family protein encodes MSANPEVILSAFADEAANRKTAVEQMASLAALGLKYYSPRFVDVTGSGEVKHVVELSDEELSQLKEIHAEYGMSVASIGSRIGKIKLLDQEDGSHNVFVPFDEYMETEVANTIRAALALDAKLIRGFSFYQPKGEAPDGYVDQAVELVAKITDEFAKHGIVYGLEVEANLIGQNGKMLAELATKINRENLVVIYDGGNLSSQNMSPVQCFEEYELMRPHIGWIHIKDYEIDPTMEWLGYVDEERLKNFVPADVGDSGHEAILRDFRNHIPALDERMKKLGGPGVFLELEPHLKGGGQFGGFSGPDGMGVAVRALCSLLDYTNIDYRLRNMADIKELRGF; translated from the coding sequence ATGTCTGCCAATCCTGAAGTCATTTTGAGTGCGTTCGCTGATGAAGCGGCCAATCGTAAGACTGCCGTCGAGCAAATGGCCTCACTCGCTGCCCTCGGCCTCAAATACTACAGCCCACGTTTTGTCGATGTGACTGGCTCTGGCGAAGTGAAACATGTCGTCGAACTGAGCGACGAAGAACTTTCGCAGCTTAAAGAGATTCACGCCGAATACGGAATGTCCGTCGCCAGCATCGGATCGCGGATCGGCAAAATCAAACTTCTCGATCAAGAAGATGGCTCACACAATGTATTCGTCCCGTTCGACGAATACATGGAAACCGAAGTTGCAAACACCATCCGAGCAGCTCTCGCCCTCGATGCAAAATTGATTCGCGGCTTCTCCTTCTACCAACCTAAAGGAGAGGCCCCCGATGGGTATGTCGATCAGGCTGTTGAGCTGGTCGCCAAAATCACTGACGAATTCGCTAAACACGGAATCGTTTATGGCCTTGAGGTCGAAGCAAACCTCATCGGGCAAAACGGAAAAATGCTGGCTGAACTGGCCACCAAAATCAACCGTGAAAACCTCGTCGTGATCTACGACGGCGGAAACCTCTCCTCCCAGAACATGAGCCCTGTTCAATGTTTTGAAGAATATGAACTGATGCGACCACACATTGGTTGGATCCACATTAAAGACTACGAAATTGATCCTACAATGGAATGGCTCGGCTACGTCGACGAAGAACGCCTCAAAAACTTCGTCCCTGCCGATGTTGGTGACAGCGGCCACGAAGCGATCCTCCGAGATTTCCGCAACCACATCCCTGCTCTGGATGAACGCATGAAGAAACTCGGCGGCCCGGGTGTCTTCCTCGAACTCGAACCACACCTCAAAGGTGGCGGCCAGTTCGGCGGCTTCAGCGGTCCCGACGGAATGGGTGTCGCAGTCCGTGCCCTGTGCTCGCTCCTCGATTACACCAACATCGACTACCGCCTGAGAAACATGGCAGACATCAAAGAACTCCGCGGTTTTTAA
- the smc gene encoding chromosome segregation protein SMC: MLKSLELFGFKSFADRTLFEFSPGITCVVGPNGSGKSNVVDALKWILGDQSAKSLRGKEMSDVIFNGSSGRRASGFAEATLAFDNTQGLLPIDSAEVSIGRRLYQSGDSEYLLNGSAVRLKDIRDVFMGTGAGTAAYSIIEQGRVDQILQANPTTRRLVFEEAAGISKFKARRIDAERRLERVAQNLLRLTDIVDEVESQLNSTRSQATKAARFREVSTELKALWTGLAADDFRHLSQKLDEKHNQLDLLKQQEADILERVAKIEQQRHETDQSISEFDDKLIDHERTIASNRQAMATHESTMHHQSARLQEIAVELDRLRTQRASLKHQVHGVESEYHRAQQQLHDFAKEYETVREELEQKEIQTSQIRERISIWRSSITESNSQLKVIERNKSTAIERSAVLRSQAEAYSKRSSDLQNEIQRSDELVERANAGKRERQKLVEEAEVAYRAVQEAIENLQSNRATLSDQKTLAGNQLSELKERRSAEAARLAVLDELEQRQEGIAIGVQEILKRSKTSHFPPWNRMLGLVRDLIDVPMELAPIIDAALAERAQYIATSDLESLLDYLDRGTAPIDGRVGFVGVKTTPSQSHPPSPALPQSANPLSSETHTSGSPAVEIELTGQPGVFGRADRLIADSERSPGIAAAVLSDTWIVETLDDARRLIASHAAEQNIRFVTLQGEVLSPTGELFVGTVPHESSIVSRKSELRQLRNNIHQHDRNIEALLERQSVLGSSIDSKQTELTSARRELEEKASSLSECSALLAGEEKEGQRLSAERAQKQQQLDQLSTKTQETEQEIAELQNELNQFIEEEQKLKQSILEIESEILSAEKEIQQLAQEMKSQQLEMAKHEERLSSLRDRQAHLEKEHRQTLRQSEEAQQQSQQAEQSLRRGRMTILNAEQKIATHAIALETTVKETRQFFLERDSLRALRKALSKQEDAEHKQRRVFQDQQHELEIAIQNLRHQLTGTADRIFEEFQIPLDKLVSSGVSAYRIYLEERYGEEVVAKLNIEGDSLEESEDVNSTEGDAQEIEAGASSENESELSDESEDSTDDIVLPSFEEIREELESRVDRLRRKIKSMGHVNTEALESLEELENRYNHMNHQLLDLQEAKAALEDIIRTINGESERIFIETFETIRTHFQELFRKLFGGGDADIILEDPNDVLECGIDIVARPPGKELRSISLLSGGEKTMTAVGLLFAMFKSKPSPYCVLDEVDAALDEANVDRYVAVVKEFVEMTQFVVITHRKRTMTAANILYGVTMEQAGVSKRISVSFEDVNDNGEIRNAA; the protein is encoded by the coding sequence ATGTTAAAGTCTCTGGAGCTGTTCGGATTCAAAAGTTTTGCGGATCGGACGCTGTTCGAATTTTCGCCGGGGATCACGTGCGTCGTTGGGCCAAACGGAAGTGGAAAAAGTAACGTTGTTGATGCCCTCAAGTGGATCTTGGGGGACCAGTCCGCGAAGAGCCTTCGTGGAAAGGAAATGTCCGATGTGATCTTCAACGGATCATCGGGACGACGGGCCAGCGGATTTGCAGAAGCGACGCTTGCCTTCGACAACACTCAGGGACTCCTCCCGATCGATTCAGCAGAAGTCTCCATCGGTCGACGTCTGTATCAAAGTGGAGATTCAGAATATCTCCTCAACGGATCTGCCGTTCGTCTCAAAGATATCCGTGATGTCTTTATGGGAACAGGAGCCGGAACTGCCGCTTACAGTATCATCGAACAAGGCCGAGTCGATCAGATTCTGCAGGCGAATCCGACGACTCGACGTCTTGTTTTCGAGGAAGCTGCCGGAATCAGTAAGTTCAAAGCTCGGCGAATCGACGCAGAGCGAAGACTCGAACGCGTCGCACAAAACCTGTTGCGACTGACCGACATCGTTGACGAAGTCGAATCGCAGCTGAATTCGACGCGATCTCAGGCAACGAAAGCGGCCCGGTTTCGAGAAGTTTCCACCGAGCTCAAAGCACTCTGGACCGGACTTGCCGCAGACGACTTCAGACACCTGTCGCAAAAACTCGACGAAAAGCACAACCAACTGGACCTGCTCAAGCAGCAGGAAGCGGACATCCTCGAACGTGTCGCAAAGATCGAACAACAGCGACACGAAACAGATCAATCCATCTCTGAATTCGATGACAAACTGATCGATCATGAAAGAACCATTGCCAGTAATCGTCAGGCCATGGCGACGCATGAATCGACAATGCACCATCAGTCGGCACGCCTTCAAGAGATCGCTGTTGAACTGGATCGACTGCGGACTCAACGCGCCAGCCTGAAACACCAGGTCCATGGTGTCGAATCTGAGTACCATCGCGCTCAGCAACAACTCCACGATTTCGCCAAAGAATACGAAACAGTACGCGAGGAACTGGAACAGAAAGAAATTCAAACGAGCCAGATTCGTGAACGCATTTCAATATGGCGTTCATCGATCACGGAATCGAATTCACAATTGAAAGTGATCGAAAGAAACAAGTCGACAGCGATCGAACGCTCGGCAGTTCTGAGATCACAAGCAGAGGCCTATTCAAAACGGTCATCTGATCTTCAAAACGAAATTCAACGATCCGACGAACTTGTGGAAAGAGCGAATGCTGGCAAACGGGAACGCCAGAAGCTCGTTGAAGAAGCTGAGGTCGCCTATCGTGCAGTTCAGGAAGCGATCGAAAACCTGCAATCGAATCGCGCCACACTTTCCGATCAAAAAACTCTCGCCGGAAATCAGCTCAGCGAGCTGAAGGAACGCCGCAGTGCAGAAGCGGCTCGATTGGCGGTACTCGATGAGCTTGAACAACGTCAGGAAGGAATCGCGATTGGTGTTCAGGAAATCCTGAAGCGATCAAAGACCTCGCACTTCCCTCCCTGGAATCGGATGCTCGGTCTTGTTCGTGACCTCATCGATGTTCCGATGGAACTGGCGCCGATCATTGACGCAGCTTTGGCCGAGCGAGCACAGTATATTGCGACTTCAGATTTGGAATCTCTTCTCGATTACCTCGACCGAGGAACAGCCCCCATTGACGGTCGAGTCGGTTTTGTAGGTGTGAAAACAACACCGTCGCAGTCGCATCCCCCCTCCCCTGCCCTGCCCCAGAGTGCAAATCCCTTAAGCTCGGAGACTCATACTTCAGGTTCACCTGCAGTAGAAATCGAATTGACTGGTCAACCCGGCGTCTTTGGGCGTGCCGATCGGTTAATCGCAGATTCGGAACGGTCGCCCGGAATTGCAGCTGCGGTTTTAAGCGATACCTGGATCGTTGAAACGCTCGACGATGCGCGGAGATTGATTGCATCACATGCAGCTGAACAAAACATTCGCTTTGTCACCTTGCAAGGCGAAGTCCTTTCGCCAACCGGGGAACTATTCGTCGGGACCGTGCCGCACGAATCGTCGATCGTCTCGCGAAAAAGCGAACTTCGCCAGTTGCGAAACAACATTCATCAGCATGATCGAAACATCGAAGCATTGCTGGAGCGGCAGTCGGTTCTCGGAAGTTCGATTGATTCCAAGCAAACCGAACTTACTTCAGCCCGGCGTGAACTCGAAGAGAAAGCAAGCTCACTCTCCGAGTGTTCAGCATTACTCGCAGGCGAAGAAAAGGAAGGACAACGTCTTTCTGCAGAACGCGCTCAAAAACAACAACAACTCGATCAACTCAGCACCAAAACTCAGGAAACCGAACAGGAAATTGCCGAGCTGCAAAATGAACTCAATCAATTTATTGAAGAAGAACAAAAGCTGAAGCAATCGATTCTAGAAATCGAGTCCGAAATTCTGAGTGCTGAGAAAGAAATCCAGCAGCTTGCACAGGAAATGAAATCTCAACAACTGGAAATGGCGAAGCACGAAGAACGCCTCTCCAGTTTAAGGGACCGACAGGCACACCTCGAAAAAGAACATCGCCAGACCTTACGGCAATCCGAAGAGGCGCAACAGCAATCGCAACAAGCTGAGCAGTCGCTGCGACGCGGTCGCATGACGATTTTGAACGCCGAACAAAAAATTGCGACTCACGCTATCGCACTCGAAACAACAGTGAAAGAAACGCGGCAGTTCTTCCTTGAACGAGACTCGCTGAGAGCGTTGAGAAAAGCACTTTCGAAACAGGAAGATGCGGAACACAAACAACGCCGAGTCTTTCAGGATCAGCAGCATGAACTTGAGATTGCCATTCAAAACCTGCGGCATCAACTGACTGGAACCGCAGACAGAATTTTCGAAGAGTTTCAAATCCCGTTGGACAAACTTGTCTCTAGCGGAGTTTCTGCTTATCGAATCTACCTCGAAGAACGATATGGCGAAGAGGTCGTAGCAAAACTGAACATCGAAGGTGACTCTCTGGAAGAGTCCGAAGACGTCAACTCGACCGAAGGTGACGCTCAAGAAATTGAAGCAGGTGCAAGTTCAGAAAACGAGTCAGAGTTATCCGATGAATCAGAAGATTCAACCGACGATATCGTCCTTCCATCCTTTGAAGAAATTCGCGAAGAACTCGAATCCCGCGTTGATCGATTGCGAAGAAAAATCAAGTCGATGGGTCACGTGAACACAGAAGCGCTCGAAAGCCTTGAAGAGCTTGAGAATCGCTACAACCACATGAACCATCAGTTGCTTGACCTTCAGGAAGCGAAGGCGGCACTGGAAGATATCATCCGAACAATCAACGGAGAAAGCGAACGAATCTTTATTGAAACTTTCGAAACGATCCGCACTCACTTCCAGGAACTCTTCCGTAAATTATTCGGTGGTGGTGACGCCGATATCATCCTCGAAGACCCCAATGATGTCCTCGAATGTGGCATCGATATCGTCGCACGCCCTCCCGGAAAAGAACTTCGGTCGATCTCTCTTCTCTCCGGTGGTGAGAAAACCATGACCGCCGTCGGTTTGCTTTTCGCCATGTTTAAAAGCAAACCAAGCCCGTATTGCGTGCTGGACGAAGTCGATGCCGCGCTTGATGAAGCGAACGTCGATCGATATGTCGCCGTCGTCAAAGAGTTTGTCGAGATGACACAATTCGTCGTCATTACACACCGCAAACGCACAATGACCGCCGCGAACATCCTCTACGGCGTGACCATGGAACAGGCCGGCGTCTCCAAACGGATCTCTGTCAGTTTCGAGGACGTCAACGACAACGGCGAGATTCGCAACGCCGCGTAG
- a CDS encoding flagellar basal body P-ring protein FlgI, which yields MQAKRPASKNQDDSKVNSQDASQSRRAFLKATAASFALGGVFSGCHELNLRKWFDKDEVMRQKVRSAIRGEEGHSRLIGDYIKIAESTLGYIKVQGVGFVHSLEGTGEDPPASPLRKRLLDDLRLEQIKDPNTMLRSPDTCLVVVTAYIPPIVRKGDKMDVEVTLPDGSQAKSLAGGWLMPCLLSEHALLEGQVREGSNIGIAVGPILVNSLTNSESKSSAGLKKGVIPGGGRYTGDDRVLTVAIRNDYRTVRMSTTIADRIGHRFYDYDRGGIQRKLCEAKSNAHLELVVHDRYRDNYPRYLQCIRHMALTETPVEKHMRMQQLEDAIQFGPTSQKAALQLEAAGPDGIPVLKLGLASKSPEARFRSAEALAYLGNGDGVEILKESAAQEPAFRIYSLAALAAIPNSDSAEALRELMDHESLETRYGAFRALSTMSPNDPYLNRLDMKGDFSLHLIDSETEPFIHITRNKKAEIVLFNDEQRFQLPMFVRASSKILVQGNPSADGIVIKRIAPGEETQTLEVSARVVDVIEGATELGATYADIVQMLVQAEQQHNLPGEIAIDKLPKPGRVYHRTPEDLGNNSAGDASTVPIGNDGLMPNLFEELPNKPILPTSKPPAGKADKAAAGGPNSFEVL from the coding sequence ATGCAGGCAAAACGCCCCGCATCCAAGAATCAAGATGATTCCAAGGTCAACTCACAAGATGCGTCGCAATCACGACGGGCATTTTTAAAAGCGACCGCAGCCTCATTTGCTTTGGGTGGCGTGTTCAGCGGATGTCATGAACTCAACTTGAGGAAGTGGTTCGACAAAGATGAGGTCATGCGGCAGAAGGTGCGCTCTGCAATTCGGGGAGAAGAAGGCCACTCCCGCCTGATTGGAGATTACATCAAGATCGCCGAATCAACTTTGGGGTACATCAAAGTCCAAGGCGTCGGTTTCGTACACAGCCTCGAAGGAACAGGCGAAGACCCCCCTGCCTCGCCGCTTCGAAAACGGCTCCTTGATGATTTACGACTTGAGCAAATCAAAGATCCGAACACCATGTTACGTTCACCTGACACTTGCCTGGTGGTTGTGACCGCTTACATCCCTCCGATTGTTCGGAAGGGAGACAAGATGGATGTTGAGGTCACGCTTCCAGACGGAAGTCAGGCCAAAAGTCTGGCAGGTGGATGGTTGATGCCCTGCCTGTTGAGCGAACATGCCCTTCTCGAAGGACAGGTTCGTGAAGGAAGTAACATTGGCATTGCTGTCGGCCCGATCCTCGTCAACAGCTTGACGAATTCAGAGTCGAAATCATCAGCAGGACTGAAAAAAGGCGTCATTCCCGGTGGAGGCCGATACACCGGCGATGATCGGGTTTTGACCGTTGCGATTCGAAACGATTATCGAACCGTCCGGATGTCCACTACGATCGCCGATCGAATTGGACACCGCTTCTACGATTACGACCGTGGCGGAATTCAACGAAAGCTGTGTGAAGCAAAAAGCAACGCTCACCTGGAACTTGTCGTTCACGACCGCTATCGAGACAATTATCCTCGCTACTTACAATGTATTCGCCATATGGCATTGACTGAAACACCGGTCGAAAAACATATGCGAATGCAACAACTCGAAGACGCGATTCAGTTTGGACCGACATCTCAGAAAGCAGCTTTACAACTCGAAGCGGCTGGGCCTGATGGCATCCCGGTTCTAAAACTTGGGCTCGCATCAAAATCACCCGAAGCAAGATTCCGGTCAGCGGAAGCGCTTGCTTACCTCGGAAACGGAGATGGTGTCGAGATTCTCAAAGAATCGGCAGCGCAAGAACCTGCGTTCCGAATTTATTCATTGGCAGCCCTTGCAGCGATCCCGAATTCCGACTCTGCGGAAGCGCTTCGCGAATTGATGGACCATGAAAGTCTGGAGACTCGCTATGGTGCGTTCCGTGCCCTTTCCACAATGTCTCCAAACGATCCATACTTGAACCGACTCGACATGAAGGGTGACTTTTCCCTTCACTTGATCGACTCAGAGACGGAACCGTTTATTCATATCACACGAAACAAGAAAGCGGAAATTGTCCTGTTTAACGACGAGCAGAGATTTCAGTTACCGATGTTCGTTCGAGCCAGTTCCAAAATCCTGGTTCAAGGAAACCCTTCCGCCGATGGAATTGTCATCAAACGAATTGCACCTGGCGAAGAGACACAAACGCTTGAAGTTTCAGCACGTGTCGTCGATGTGATAGAAGGTGCAACCGAACTGGGAGCAACGTACGCTGACATTGTTCAAATGCTTGTGCAGGCTGAGCAACAACATAACCTTCCTGGCGAAATCGCCATCGACAAACTTCCGAAACCTGGTCGAGTCTACCATCGAACTCCAGAAGACCTGGGCAATAACTCAGCTGGTGATGCAAGCACTGTTCCGATTGGAAACGACGGGCTCATGCCGAACCTTTTCGAAGAACTCCCCAACAAGCCGATTCTCCCCACCTCAAAACCACCAGCAGGCAAGGCTGACAAAGCTGCCGCCGGAGGGCCAAACAGTTTCGAAGTGCTGTAG
- a CDS encoding DUF1501 domain-containing protein — protein MLSLEGKGKAQTCDGMTRRDFMQVGSLGAMGLSLPHYLQAKEAGKIRPGNDNKACIMIFNLGAPSHIDLFDMKPEAAAEVRGPFKPISTTADGVQISEILPEHAKIADKFSLVRSCHHTGAAVHDAGWQMMQTGRQFTGGVNTPHAGAVVSYLRGRKTDLPPFVVLPELMGRGGGNLPNGQAGGFLGKANDPFALNADPSEKNFKVPDLLPPPEVGTVRLERRRKMRDIVDSTVKNFEATESADLLNSNFSAAFRMMTSSQARDAFDLTKESAKVRQRYGMNRFGQSCLLARRLIEAGVRFVTINTFLTVFNEVTWDIHGSKPFTSIAGMKDIVCPMYDQAYASLIQDLSDRGMLDDTLVCNIAEFGRTPKVNPAGGRDHWPQCFTSYFAGGGVQGGQVVGASDPVGGVPADRPVDPGNIVATIFHSMGFDLETHLPGPAGRPFPLVDFGKKEIHELF, from the coding sequence ATGTTAAGCCTTGAAGGGAAAGGGAAAGCGCAAACCTGCGATGGAATGACGAGACGCGATTTCATGCAGGTCGGCTCCCTGGGAGCGATGGGACTTTCTCTTCCGCACTACTTACAGGCCAAAGAAGCAGGGAAAATACGTCCCGGCAACGATAATAAAGCCTGCATCATGATTTTTAATCTGGGGGCTCCCAGCCATATCGATCTGTTCGATATGAAGCCGGAAGCCGCCGCTGAAGTGCGAGGGCCGTTTAAGCCAATTTCGACCACAGCGGACGGTGTGCAGATTTCAGAGATTCTTCCTGAACATGCAAAAATTGCCGATAAGTTCTCGCTTGTGCGTTCCTGTCACCACACTGGAGCTGCTGTTCACGATGCTGGATGGCAAATGATGCAGACTGGACGTCAGTTCACCGGTGGAGTGAATACGCCTCATGCCGGTGCGGTTGTCAGTTACTTACGTGGCCGAAAAACAGACTTACCACCCTTTGTGGTCTTGCCGGAACTGATGGGCAGGGGAGGGGGGAACCTTCCGAATGGTCAGGCTGGCGGATTCCTGGGAAAAGCGAATGACCCGTTTGCCTTGAATGCCGATCCATCCGAGAAGAATTTTAAGGTCCCCGATTTGCTCCCACCACCGGAAGTCGGAACAGTTCGGCTCGAACGACGGCGGAAAATGCGAGACATCGTCGACTCAACCGTGAAAAACTTCGAAGCGACCGAAAGTGCGGATCTCCTCAATAGCAACTTCAGTGCCGCATTTCGCATGATGACCAGCTCCCAGGCGCGTGACGCATTTGATCTCACCAAAGAGTCAGCCAAGGTGCGTCAACGATACGGCATGAATCGGTTTGGCCAAAGCTGTCTGCTTGCTCGTCGGTTAATCGAAGCCGGAGTTCGCTTCGTCACCATTAACACCTTCCTGACAGTCTTCAACGAAGTGACTTGGGACATTCATGGCTCGAAGCCGTTCACTTCCATTGCAGGCATGAAGGATATCGTCTGTCCGATGTACGATCAGGCATACGCATCACTCATTCAAGATTTGAGCGACCGTGGAATGCTCGACGACACGCTCGTTTGCAACATCGCAGAATTCGGACGAACTCCGAAAGTGAACCCAGCTGGCGGTCGAGACCATTGGCCGCAGTGCTTCACATCCTACTTCGCTGGTGGTGGAGTGCAGGGGGGGCAAGTTGTCGGAGCGAGTGACCCAGTCGGAGGTGTGCCAGCAGATCGTCCCGTTGACCCCGGCAACATTGTAGCGACCATTTTCCACAGCATGGGGTTTGACTTGGAAACTCATCTGCCGGGCCCAGCCGGTCGACCGTTCCCACTGGTCGATTTCGGAAAGAAAGAAATACACGAATTGTTTTGA
- a CDS encoding protein kinase domain-containing protein encodes MSESDKIDEYELINCIATGSATQIWEVKKSGSAQPLAMKLLLEEALLDPEQKKSLKHEATIGKSMEHPSIIQIYDLKITKKLGYYTMEYFRSGNLKSLIRNDHAQAQGRIKKVMEALSQALAYFHDKGWVHRDVKPDNVLLNKGGEVRLIDFSLSSKPSNAILRAMTKKSRIVIQGTRTYLAPELIRREALTPSVDIYSLGVLLYEVLTGNPPFRTANPNDLLMMHVRDKPVKPSEIDDNISPEADELIYKLLAKQVKERPASMQEVFAAVRGMNFFKEDPVKVQRERKEALDLSDAQAAEDRLDSRRDASRDRSKDSQSKPAPKPKPKPKPIPVAEEKPQPPPPQQQQPMPGYPPQPGVPQPGMPHPGMPMPGYPGTMPGQMPPGYPMAPGMMPGFPQQPGMMPGQMPPGYPPQPGMAPGYPQPGMPYPGAPQPGGMPPQPGPPAGQPGGQPPQPGAPAPTPAAPQQQMPPAAAPPGAPPAAPQQTQSPQPSAPPAEQQKPKEDIPLATFDDLEIE; translated from the coding sequence GTGTCTGAGAGTGACAAGATTGACGAATATGAACTGATCAACTGTATTGCTACAGGATCGGCAACACAGATTTGGGAAGTCAAAAAGAGCGGAAGTGCGCAACCGCTGGCGATGAAGCTACTGCTCGAAGAAGCACTGCTTGATCCTGAACAGAAGAAGTCCCTCAAGCATGAGGCGACCATCGGTAAGTCGATGGAGCATCCTTCGATTATTCAGATTTACGACCTGAAGATCACCAAGAAGCTCGGCTACTACACAATGGAGTACTTCCGTTCTGGAAACCTGAAGTCTCTGATTCGCAACGATCATGCTCAGGCGCAGGGGCGCATCAAGAAAGTCATGGAGGCACTTTCTCAAGCACTCGCTTATTTTCATGACAAAGGCTGGGTTCATCGTGATGTCAAACCGGACAATGTGCTTTTGAATAAGGGAGGGGAAGTTCGGCTCATTGACTTTTCACTGAGTAGCAAACCATCGAACGCCATTTTACGGGCGATGACGAAGAAGAGTCGAATTGTCATTCAGGGGACGCGGACGTATCTCGCTCCAGAATTGATTCGTCGCGAGGCACTTACGCCCTCTGTGGATATCTATAGTCTGGGAGTTTTGCTTTATGAAGTCCTCACGGGGAACCCTCCATTTCGAACTGCCAATCCAAACGACTTGTTGATGATGCACGTTCGAGACAAGCCGGTGAAACCTTCCGAAATTGATGACAACATCTCTCCCGAAGCAGACGAGCTGATCTATAAACTCCTTGCCAAGCAGGTGAAAGAACGTCCCGCTTCAATGCAGGAAGTCTTCGCAGCTGTCCGCGGGATGAACTTCTTCAAAGAAGATCCTGTCAAAGTACAGCGAGAGCGCAAGGAGGCACTCGATCTGTCTGATGCTCAAGCTGCTGAGGATCGACTCGACAGTCGTCGAGATGCCAGCCGTGATCGCAGCAAAGATAGTCAGTCGAAACCAGCGCCAAAGCCGAAACCAAAACCCAAGCCGATTCCTGTCGCAGAGGAAAAGCCTCAGCCGCCCCCACCTCAACAACAACAGCCCATGCCAGGATATCCACCACAGCCAGGTGTGCCTCAACCGGGCATGCCTCATCCAGGGATGCCTATGCCGGGCTACCCCGGAACGATGCCTGGTCAAATGCCGCCTGGTTATCCAATGGCTCCCGGGATGATGCCGGGGTTTCCTCAGCAGCCCGGAATGATGCCGGGACAGATGCCACCTGGGTATCCGCCACAACCGGGAATGGCTCCCGGTTATCCACAACCTGGGATGCCCTATCCCGGAGCTCCTCAACCGGGGGGAATGCCTCCGCAACCCGGCCCACCAGCTGGACAACCGGGAGGTCAACCCCCACAACCTGGTGCACCTGCTCCAACGCCAGCTGCCCCACAGCAGCAAATGCCTCCAGCAGCGGCTCCACCTGGCGCGCCCCCTGCAGCGCCGCAGCAAACTCAGAGTCCACAACCCTCTGCTCCGCCTGCTGAACAACAAAAACCGAAAGAGGACATCCCTTTAGCAACCTTTGATGACCTCGAAATTGAATAA
- a CDS encoding acetyl-CoA carboxylase carboxyltransferase subunit alpha: MSAPLPLPFERPIFDLEKQLESLESQPNPTAATRESIRNIRTELTKLKRETYEQLDAWQIVQVARHDERPKALDYIELVFDEFVELHGDKSFGDDRAILTGLAKIGDRKVMLVAQQKGRNLKERLEHNYGMAHPEGYRKALSKMQMAAKYNLPIVCLIDTAGAYPGIEAEERGQAYQIALNLREMSKINTPIVCVVIGEGGSGGALGIGIGDHISMLRFAYYSVISPEGCAGILWKHAKFADKAALALKFTSSDLLRMGIVDEVIDEPLGGAHRNHRQMATYLTASLNNALKQLSEIPKDELIDRRYDKFRKIGVFEETVQAAPLESEA; the protein is encoded by the coding sequence ATGTCCGCACCACTTCCGCTCCCTTTCGAACGCCCCATTTTTGATCTGGAAAAGCAGTTAGAAAGTTTGGAGTCTCAGCCGAACCCTACAGCTGCCACGCGCGAGTCGATCCGTAACATTCGGACTGAACTTACGAAACTGAAAAGGGAAACCTACGAGCAACTCGACGCTTGGCAAATTGTCCAAGTGGCTCGGCACGATGAGCGTCCCAAAGCGTTGGACTACATTGAACTGGTCTTTGATGAATTTGTGGAACTCCACGGAGACAAATCCTTTGGAGATGATCGGGCCATCCTGACCGGGCTCGCAAAGATTGGTGACCGCAAAGTGATGCTGGTCGCGCAGCAGAAAGGACGGAATCTCAAAGAACGCCTCGAGCACAATTATGGGATGGCTCACCCCGAGGGATATCGAAAAGCTCTCTCAAAGATGCAGATGGCCGCCAAGTACAACCTGCCGATTGTGTGCCTCATCGACACCGCCGGAGCATATCCCGGAATTGAAGCGGAAGAACGCGGACAGGCGTATCAAATTGCTTTGAACCTGCGCGAGATGTCCAAGATCAACACCCCTATCGTTTGTGTGGTGATCGGGGAAGGGGGGAGTGGGGGCGCACTTGGAATTGGAATCGGAGATCATATCTCCATGCTCCGTTTCGCTTACTACTCGGTGATCAGTCCAGAGGGATGTGCAGGCATTCTCTGGAAGCACGCCAAGTTCGCAGACAAGGCCGCGCTCGCCCTGAAGTTTACGAGTTCGGACCTGCTCAGAATGGGCATTGTTGACGAAGTCATCGACGAGCCACTCGGCGGAGCTCATCGCAATCACCGGCAGATGGCTACTTATCTGACAGCCTCTCTGAACAATGCTCTCAAGCAGCTTTCTGAGATCCCGAAAGACGAGCTCATCGACCGCCGCTACGACAAGTTCCGCAAGATCGGAGTCTTCGAAGAAACGGTGCAGGCAGCCCCGTTGGAATCGGAAGCTTAA